The following is a genomic window from Solanum stenotomum isolate F172 chromosome 4, ASM1918654v1, whole genome shotgun sequence.
GGATAAAGTACCCTAGGATATTTATTGTAggtattaaataatttaaaaggtactgttcttttattaaaaaaaaagtttcgaattgcgattaattcaaatttgtatAGTATGAGACTTATTAAATGGAGGACACTTTTCtatttggatattttttttattttcagaatcaaatttgaaatatttaatatttgaagACTGAAGATTCATTTTTAGTCcaacacaattttaaagataaaactTCAGTGTTTAATAAATGAACTTTGCATGtctaaattcttttaaaattattaaatatatcacTTGATACGAACGACTTTTATTTTTTCGTTGGTCTACAACCTTGACCTAACGATCAAGCTCGAAACACAACTAGATAGGCAATTAGTGAGGAGAGGGTtggcattttaacttttaagtataatttaaaattaccgTCAAGGTTGGAGCTCCATTAGGAAGTAAAATCTAAATCCAgataattttaaatcaaaaattTATTAATGAAGGACAAAGTactaaaaatttaataatttttctaacCCTAAATAAGACCTTTAATTAAATATTgcttattttaaaactattttggAGAAAGGAGACAAATTATTGGAATGATATTAGATTCTAAATGAAGTAAGGAACTTATTTATTagattataaaaagaaaatatgtataCTAAATTTTCTTTGTGTAAAGTTTGGACTGGATCACAAAGATTTATTAATTAGATTATAAAAAGGATAGTCCAATGAACTAAGCTTTTGTTATACCTAAAAAGTTCGAGAAAACATCAAATCATAagaatttatcgattaaattatGTTGTTAAGATATATGAAATtgagaacaaaaaaattacctttttgtgaatttttggaaGCCAATCATTTCTCTTGACTCTTGGAATTATCTACAAACTACTTTCACGGGTGGACAAAAAAATATACCAATCAAAGATATAtgtaaaaagtatatatatatttggcatttttcataaaataaaacatcaaTTTGAAAAGGATATCCATTGAAAAAAGACTTCCACTATTGTTTCTTTTGCCACCATATGCAGcactaacaacaacaacaacatacccagtgaaatcccactaggtggggtctggggaggatagagtgtacgcagaccttgtcactacctcatggaggtagaTATGCAGCACTAaagcaaattaaaataattagagTCGGTTTGGATTAGCTGATAAATTTTAAGTGCTGGAAATTGACATATCCGATCAAACGTAAAGGGATACGTATATTCCATTACAACCCTTGGTATCTACCTGGCTACGCATCTTgcattataaatatatatattttttaaatgataaagagtgttgttttatttaataaatcaaaCTTTTAGATTGATCACACAATTCAATACGATATTTGTACTAAACTATTGGTCATTGTTACAACTTGTGGGCTGTGGCAAGCCCATCTATTGAAAACTTTTGATGATCCATCAAGGCCCAATATTATGAATGAAGCCCAATACAAGCATACATATATATCAGGCCCAATCTTGTCCAGCTTGAAAACTCAATctcttaaataataaaataataataaaaacattcTATTAAATTTCATTATACATTTTTCTGATTTAGCAATAAATaacctaatttttttcttaaataactcttaataaattaagaaaattttgaCTTGATTTCTTAATATACCAAGAATCATAGACTATAAAAGCCACTGAAATTTCCATCTTTCCATTAATAATCCCATATTCAAATTGGTGACAAAATTTTCACCAAATACATCTCAGAATAATAAAGGAAAGCAAATTAATTGTCCCATTAAGATATtctaacatttatttttattgttataagGATTATAATTAGATCTTTAAACGATTTCTTTTCAGACATAAATAAGAATTAGTCGAGTCAATATACTTCATGGAAGACGTATCTAATAAAGTGATTGTAGTGTGTCCTCATCAGCTgattaaaattgagaaaaaaaaacagtgtTTACATCATCTATTGACCCAAGCCTGACACCTCTTGCGTCATGATACGCATTTTGTAGGATTACATTGAATATGTCATTGTTACGGGGGGAATAAACTTATTTGTCTAACGAGGAcaaaaaatcagtaaaattcacaaacaatcacttttcaacTGTTGTAATTACAAAATTGTCCTGTCATAGAGTTTCATATTCAATATATGAAACTCGATGATATTATCAAAAAGTTTCACCTATATAATTTAGAATTCCATAATAGTGCGTCTTTCGAAGACATGACTGAACAGTGATTACTAAACgctatttctatttatatataaaggagaaaatggtctaaaattcccttaaattatgtgaaatgaacaaaaatgcCCTCAATTTTTTAGTTTGCCTCAAAAATGCCCTTGTCGTCAatattttggttcaaaaatgtccTTGCAGTCAATACTTTGATCCAGAAATGCCTCTATAGTTGTTAAATGagtcaaaaatgtccttttccgaataaatatattatttcttttctttttaattaaaatatcccccccccccccaacacACACCACCAATTGTAGGCCAACTCCCAAGTCTTGGCCCCTCTTAGTGACACACGTATATCCAAGAATCTAACTATTTCTTTATGAAAGATTCTGAAACTAActtgaaaagaccaaaaaatatCACTCAAATAAATGGTTATTTACCTAtcatttttgaccattttcatgCCTAAAAAGTCCTTCAAAATACACAATCTTTGACATTGGAAAAACCACTATGACATAAAGGACTCAACTTTCTTGCTCAACTTCACCTTAAGACCAATTTCACCAAAAATCAAGAATCTATGAccaaatttcaagaaactaaaatcaaatgacAAAGTTAACATTTTTCGCCTTGATAGTACTTGCCACTTCAATTTCCTTTATTTTCTTGGAAACCCCACCAAAATCTTACTATCACACTTTGTTCATATCTGATTCTTTTTCTGATAATTCCTCTATAGCAAATCATCTTTATACCTTAACTAAGAGACCCCATGTTGCTGGTTCTCAAGCTAATGCTGATGCAGCAGCTTATGTTCTGTCAATTTTCACTTCTTGTAACATACCATCACATGTAACATCCTATGATGTTTCCTTAACTCATCCTGTGTCAAGGTCTTTAACCCTAAAATCTTCAGAAAAAACAATAAAGTTTGGTCTTTTTCAAGAGATTTATGATGGTGATCCATATGCAGAGGTGGCAAATGAAGTATTACCTACCTTTCATGCTTATGCTAGATCaggtattgttaattgacatACCCCCTTCGTTTGGATTTATTTGTCTGGTTTTAacttgacacgaagtttaagatAGTAAAGAGTACTTTTGAATCTCGTGGTCTTATACTATGTATAAATAGAATGTATTACCTACCTTTCATGCTTATGCTAGATCAagtattgttaattgacactctcttcgtttcaatttgtttgtcttattttaacTTGACATGGAGTTTAAGATAGTCAAGAGTACTTTTGAATCTCGTGGTCTTATACTAAATATACCTAGAATGTATTGCAATGTCCTTTAATCGTGTAGTCTTAAAAATGTCTTCGGGAAAGTTTAGAATTTTAAAGAGTTgtgaaaaaaggaaagagatatTCTTTTGGAAAAAGACTGAAAGGAAATTAAGACAAACAAGTTGAAACAAAAGGGGTTTAAAATACATTCAAGTCTTTTGAATTTACTAAGTGGTTTATGAatcttgaaattgagtttgaaggattttattttagtttaatcTCATCCTTGATATGATAGATAGGGTTGGTTTCTTTGGAAATCATAAGCAATTATATTGAAAAGCATTTGAGAGAGATCATTGATCATAGGGTGAAATCATAGAGTCGAGAATAGAAGGGGGACATTCTTGAATGTTGCCACTTGTGTGGCTTGGTTGAATTCGGGAGATAGTACTGTTATTATTCTTCCGTTTGCTCGTGAAAGAGACTTTAACAATCTTCAAGAAACATGGTTATGTTTAGTCAAGCAAGTGtcattttggttttgtagtATAATAATAGTTTGTCAAGGCTACCTTTTGTCTGGCTTAGTTGAATCCCGTAGATAGTATTGTTACTGTTCTTCAGTTTGCTCGTGAAAGAGACTTCAACTAACTATCCTCTAGAAACATGGCTATGTTAAGTCAAAACAAGTGTCATTTTGGTTTTGTATTGTTATTCTTATTATCCATATTCTAACAATTTGAGGACATTTTGATTTTATTCAACAAATATTAAGTCATGAACTCGttatttttataatgaattttagCACTTTAGTACTTTAAAGGTTGAACTcgtaaaattttatatattggATCCACCTGATCAGGTACTGCGACTGGTCTTGTGGTATATGCAAATTACGGGCGTGTGGAGGACTATGCAACATTGAAAGAAATGGGAGTTAATGTATCTAATACTGTTGTATTGGCAAGATATGGGAAGATATACAGGGGAGACATTGTACATAATGCTCATGCTGTTGGTGCAATAGGGGTGTTAATTTTTACTGATAAAAAGGACTATGGTGGCGAAAAATGGTTTCCGGACGATAAGTGGATGCCACCAAGTGGAGTTCAAGTTGGATCAGTGTATGACGGAATTGGTGATCCTACAACACCAGGGTGGCCTAGTACTGGAGAATGTGAGAGATTATCAGGCGAGGAAGTTGACGAGGGAGGAAATGTACCATTGATACCGTCATTGCCAATTTCTTGGGGTGATGGAGATGCAATCATAAGGACTATCGGTGGAAAAGTAGCAAATGTGGATTGGCAAGGAGGAAAGGATAGTCCTATTTATAGAGTTGGACCGGGACCTGCAATTGCAAATCTCTCTTATGAAGTAAGTGACTATgctgtttcattttatgtgaagGTGTTGACTGGACGGAGaactttgtggtcttaaacatgccatgaCATTCCGTTAACTATAAGAGCATGTTATTAAGGAATTGGgaagttaaaagttaaattgtttctaatAGAAAAGTTCTGCTCTTGTTGGAACAGACTAAAAACGAAAGAATGTCACGTAAAATGGAACAACtcctctcttttatttattgaacTATAAAAAGCACTTTATAGTAGCTACACAGATTCATCACAACGTATGActagccaacggggaaaatgaAGGCTAACCTGTTTTGGTTGTTATGACTAGCAAGAATTGATAGGTTCTTTCAGTGCGCTTTGATCAGTCTTACAAAAACTATTCTTTGTATAAGTTATGAGGGAATATGAGAAAGACTAAGCTTAAAAGTGATCATCAGAACTCACCGTCATTTGCTTATGTCATCTGGTTCACCCTTTCCTTTAGAAAGAATAAAGAGTAGTAGTCTACACGTCAAATTTGGGATTGTTGAATGGTTGTAAGTTTTGCAGGGACAACAAGTCATAAGCACAATCCAAAATGTTATTGCAGTTatagaaggagaagaagaaccTGATCGGTACGCCTCTCtaactttcaacttttcatGAGTTATTTGACTTCACTTCAGCTTGGAAATGTAGtattgtgatatatatatatcacagtATTAGAATGCAATTGGTTGGAATGGAATAGAATAGAATAgaattaattttgtgtaatcGACCTCAGGACTGAGGCTTAGTTGGTCGTTCGAATGATTGACGAATTGGGGTCTGTTACCATAAAACAAAGGAATAATTGTATAACTTAGTGAAGCATAAAACAAGATGACTAAAAATATGCTAGGAACTGTTAGTGTTGCTCAAGGGAAGATGTGTCCAGGTTTGTTATACTAGGTAATCATCGCGATGCGTGGACATTTGGAGCTGCTGATCCTAATAGTGGCACAGCATCCCTACTTGAGGTATTATTTCTCCAGAGAACTTACCTAAAACGTCAAGGTTCTAGATTTCATGAATCAaatatgtatatacatatataaactGACGAGTGACGACTACCTGGTTTACTTGTGAAATGCAGATTGCACAAAGGCTCAAAAAGCTGCAAAAAAGAGGGTGGAGACCGCGAAGAACAATCATCTTATGCAACTGGGACGCTGAGGAGTATGGCCTGGTGacccttcatctcttctcttAGTCAAACACGAACATATTCATATAACAAACAAAGCTTTGATGTCACAAGAACATACAATGACATTAACTAAACGTTAACAACCTGCTCATTTCAGATAGGTTCAACAGAATGGGTTGAAGAAAATAGGGAAATGCTAGCTGCACGGGTCGTCGCCTACTTGAACGTTGATTGTGCTGTTCAAGCAGGAGATTTTCGAGCCTCTGCAACACCACAGCTTGATGAACTAATCATACAAGCTTCTCAGCAGGTATTGATCCTGATTATCCCCCCAAAAAATGTACAACACCACAGTTATGTGCACGAAAGCATTGTCAACGTTCCACATTTTATAGTGTTTGCAGATCAATTTGAACTTGTATTCTTATGTAACTAGTTATCGTGATCTTCGACTCATCTTAAACTAACTTCTTCTTTGAAGGTCCAAGACCCCGATAACTCCTCACAAACTATTTACCAATCTTGGCTCGCTTCTAGCAACGATACAACAGTAAAGGTGAGAGTGGTAAAGTGTTTGCCTAAGTTTAGACATCATCTTAATCGGTACCTTAATGCTTCATTTAAAAACTGACAACTTTGAAAATGATCAGACTGACTAATCCAGATTATCTGTTTTCATGTAGCTCGGGAGGTTAGGCGGAGCTGGATCCGATTACGCGGCATTTGTTCAACACATTGGGTCTCCAGCACTAGACATGTCTTTTGGAGAAGGTAACAAGATATTAGTTACCTCAAAAAGCATGTCCAGTTATTTTTCAGAGTTTGTAATTGCAGAAACTGCTTAAAGTATAGGCATTCGACATTTTTGTCTGCAGGTTACCCTGTATACCACTCGATGTACGATGACTTTGTTTGGATGAAGAAATTTGGAGACCCGATGTTTCATAGGCATGTAGCAGGTGTGTTACGCCTTTTTTCCAGATTGCTATATGCTGCATCTTGAATATCTGAGCGAGATTGTTTGTTCCCATTATATGCTAAAACACGCTCTTAAGTAGAAAAGCAAATGTAGATGACAAATTTAAGATGTCACATACAGTTATTTATTGTCATATATCAAGCACATTATATTGCTTGGACTGGTCAAAAATGTTGTTGGGTCCGTATCAGCATTAGATActcaaaagtagtgtatttttggaggatccggaatacaacatttttggagagcgCGAGCAATATAATAAGCACATACTATGTGCATATTTCTGTGCTTGGGAGTTTCTGATGGTTAAATAAACTAAGATTTTACAATGACTACAATTTTAGAGAGACGCAAAAGCAAAAGCCTATGGGGTCACTTCTGTAACTAGATAACTAGCACCAACTAGTAACTAATAATCCtgttatacataaaaaaaaaagtaactgtTATGCCATGCTATCTTGTAACGAATCATTGCTCTTGTTCCATGCAAATACCTTGTTTTCCATCATGGATCGATCTAgttttattactatttttacaGCGGCAAGCATATGGGGTTTGGTAGCTCTTCGACTTGCAGATGATGAAGTTTTGCCTTTTAATTACCTATCGTACGCGTATGAGCTCCAGGTATTGTTCAATCGTCAGCTTAGCTACAAACGAAATGTCGCTAATGTTCTCAATATTTGTGAAACAGAAAAGTGCAGAACacttggaagctgaaatatcaGACAAGGGCATTTCACTTGTTCCTTTGTATGCTTCTATTGAAAAACTCAGAAAAGCAGCCACAAGAATTAAGAACGACATAAAGGTACGACACGAGTTCTATTATATAATGTCCGATTTATAACttcttaagcttttagatgagttGATCACACAATTTAATAGTAATACTTAAGATTGCTCGCGTGGATTTAACTTGTAGGCACTCAAAGCAAAAAGAAGTCGTGCATCAGTGAGAGAGTTGAACGATAGACTAATAATGACAGAACGAGCATTCACAGATAGAGACGGGCTGTCTTCAAGGACATGGTACAAACATTTGGTAAGAAGTCATCTTTCAATCCTGCTTTGATACCAAATGATATCACGTAGTTATTCATTTCATGAAAAAATGGATCTAATTACGACAACTTTTTACTTAGATTTACGCGCCAGCAAAACACAATGACTATGGATCTAACTCATTTCCCGGTATATCTGACGCTATTGAGAATGCCAAGAGCCTAAATTTTTCAGACTCGTGGCATTCTGTACAACATGAAGTTTGGCGAGTTGCTCGAGCCATCACACAAGCGTCACTAGTCCTCAGCGGTCGACTAACATGAATCTTTGTATTATCATTTCCAATCttattatgttaaaaaataaattaacatagTAATTGTATGGTTTCACAATCTTGGTTTTAACATAGTTTGTAAAAAATTGTTAGAGATCATCCTGAATTCTCTTTCTCAAGAAAAATGTCTATCAATTGATTCCTACCGTATGTCTTCGCTTTTCACGAAGTTGATTCTTATGAACAACTTGCAGACAAAAATGACATGTACATATGGATTTTGAATTTGTAAGATTACAATTCAGTAGTCtttgaaatttattaatttgactaatttaaattcGTACTTGAAAAGATTAAGCACTTCCTACATAGGAACTTCATTTCCATACTTCATTCCCTATTTGCATTTGTCTTAACTTAATAATATATTGGCTCGATCAATTCAAATTTCTACGTGAAAAGATTTAACACTCACCATAGATAGGTATTTTGATTCCCCTAGCTCAAACCGAAGACCTCTAACAACAACACATGAGAAAGATTAACACTCTATGATAGGGATCCGAATTCCTCTGGCTCAAATTAGAAACATCTAACATAatgacaacaataacaataaataaacaatGTGATTTCTAACGTAATGACAACAAATAAACAATTATAATCCTACAAATGAGATTTGAAGTAGTATAGACCATATCCAAACCTTTCTACTTTTGATTACCTTTGATAACGAATAATATTTTCTCTATGGATTCCAAATTTCCCTAGCTCAAATCCAAAACATCTACCAATAATAACAATGTGATCTTACAACTGAAATCTATAGAAAATATCTCGTCACACGCATATTTTAAAAAGGTATATGATATGATAACATATATGTGACCAGATACTTTTTTCAGATCTAACGTCTCTATCAactaaattttcttttcttcacaCGAATCGATACTAACTCACCTACTCGTGTTTCTACCGGATCCAAGAGGGCCTGCCCAAAATCACAACCCGATAACTCATTCTTTCCCAACTCTCCTACAAAGACCATTTCCGATCTACTCTCAGCTCAAGTAATTCCTTCACAACTCTCCTACAAAGACCATTTTCGATATACTCTTAGCTCAAGTAAAGTATTTTCAAAATCCGAGACATCTAactaaaagataataaaaacCTTCATCATTCCACAATATATCTTATGCTAGAAAATAGAACAAAACACTATGAGAGGGAAAAAAAACATCTTTATTTATCAAACAAAAGTTATACAACACAGATAACAGATCTTCCCTTCCATTTGTCATTTCCATTTCCCTCTCTAAATTCTGCATAAAATCACCAAACATTACCAGATTCTTTAATATTTACATTAATAATTCAGatcattcaaaatcaaaatctaaaTCTAAGATTCGTCAATCGGATTCTCTTCCGGTTCATCAAAATTAGGGTCAtttgcatcaacaacaacagcaTCAGCTTCTTCTTTCTTAGAAGAATAACTTCCGTCGCCGGCCCAAGTAAACTTTCCACCATGGCCGCCTTTCTTCGGAGATCCACTTATTCCGGTGGCCGATCGCCGGTCCTTCCTCGCATCTTGGCCTGATTTGGGGGTGATTTTGGAAGTTTTTGATGTATTCTTCATAGTGATTTTTTTTCAGTGAGATTTTTGTGTGTGAAC
Proteins encoded in this region:
- the LOC125862946 gene encoding probable glutamate carboxypeptidase LAMP1 isoform X2, whose protein sequence is MTKLTFFALIVLATSISFIFLETPPKSYYHTLFISDSFSDNSSIANHLYTLTKRPHVAGSQANADAAAYVLSIFTSCNIPSHVTSYDVSLTHPVSRSLTLKSSEKTIKFGLFQEIYDGDPYAEVANEVLPTFHAYARSGTATGLVVYANYGRVEDYATLKEMGVNVSNTVVLARYGKIYRGDIVHNAHAVGAIGVLIFTDKKDYGGEKWFPDDKWMPPSGVQVGSVYDGIGDPTTPGWPSTGECERLSGEEVDEGGNVPLIPSLPISWGDGDAIIRTIGGKVANVDWQGGKDSPIYRVGPGPAIANLSYEGQQVISTIQNVIAVIEGEEEPDRFVILGNHRDAWTFGAADPNSGTASLLEIAQRLKKLQKRGWRPRRTIILCNWDAEEYGLIGSTEWVEENREMLAARVVAYLNVDCAVQAGDFRASATPQLDELIIQASQQVQDPDNSSQTIYQSWLASSNDTTVKLGRLGGAGSDYAAFVQHIGSPALDMSFGEGYPVYHSMYDDFVWMKKFGDPMFHRHVAAASIWGLVALRLADDEVLPFNYLSYAYELQKSAEHLEAEISDKGISLVPLYASIEKLRKAATRIKNDIKALKAKRSRASVRELNDRLIMTERAFTDRDGLSSRTWYKHLIYAPAKHNDYGSNSFPGISDAIENAKSLNFSDSWHSVQHEVWRVARAITQASLVLSGRLT
- the LOC125862946 gene encoding probable glutamate carboxypeptidase LAMP1 isoform X1; translated protein: MTKLTFFALIVLATSISFIFLETPPKSYYHTLFISDSFSDNSSIANHLYTLTKRPHVAGSQANADAAAYVLSIFTSCNIPSHVTSYDVSLTHPVSRSLTLKSSEKTIKFGLFQEIYDGDPYAEVANEVLPTFHAYARSGTATGLVVYANYGRVEDYATLKEMGVNVSNTVVLARYGKIYRGDIVHNAHAVGAIGVLIFTDKKDYGGEKWFPDDKWMPPSGVQVGSVYDGIGDPTTPGWPSTGECERLSGEEVDEGGNVPLIPSLPISWGDGDAIIRTIGGKVANVDWQGGKDSPIYRVGPGPAIANLSYEGQQVISTIQNVIAVIEGEEEPDREDVSRFVILGNHRDAWTFGAADPNSGTASLLEIAQRLKKLQKRGWRPRRTIILCNWDAEEYGLIGSTEWVEENREMLAARVVAYLNVDCAVQAGDFRASATPQLDELIIQASQQVQDPDNSSQTIYQSWLASSNDTTVKLGRLGGAGSDYAAFVQHIGSPALDMSFGEGYPVYHSMYDDFVWMKKFGDPMFHRHVAAASIWGLVALRLADDEVLPFNYLSYAYELQKSAEHLEAEISDKGISLVPLYASIEKLRKAATRIKNDIKALKAKRSRASVRELNDRLIMTERAFTDRDGLSSRTWYKHLIYAPAKHNDYGSNSFPGISDAIENAKSLNFSDSWHSVQHEVWRVARAITQASLVLSGRLT